Genomic window (Dyadobacter fanqingshengii):
CATTTTTCCACTTGTCCTGCTTTTTCGAGTCAAATTCGATTTCCTCCCAGATCGTGCTGCCTACTGGCTTCGAATCATCGTCCATTTTCATGGCATCACAAAAAACGGCATCTTTTCCAGGATGTGCATTCAGGTAATCCGCCTGCTTTTGAACGCGGTCGGGCCGCCATTGGTCATCCTGGTCGCAGAGGAAAATAATGTCCCCGGTACATAGGGAAAGGCATTTTTCAAAGTTTTTCGTTGAGCCTAGGTTCGTTTCATTGATGTGAATGTGAACCGGAAAAGCGCTTTGTGCCGCAAAAGATTCAATAATTTCAATGGTGTTATCCTTAGACCTGTCATCACAAACAACCAATTCGTCAACCGGAAGTGTCTGATCAGCAATGCTCTTCAACTGCTCAGACAAATATTTTGCCCCGTTGTAAGTACACAAAGCCACTGAAACCATAATACTTTATAAATGATTAAAACGCCCGCAAGTTAGCAGTCAATTTACACTATCCGCAACCGAAACGTCAGTTTTGAACAGTTTCCGTTTCCCGGAATTCGTTCAGTTCCGGAATTTTGACGACTTTATTGTCAACGGCCCATTGCATTGCTTCGGAATAAGGTTTGGCCTCATGATAGTGAATCAGGCGCGTTTCATGATCTTCTTGCCATTTAATCACTCTCTGCGCCAGATCCCGGTTCATTTCCCGTAAGGCCTTTCGGTTATTGAAAAAAACTGTTCCCCAAAGCAGTACTCCTGAATAAGCCAGGATCTGCAAATGGCGCCTTCGCAGTATTTTCATATCCAGAAAAATCAGCAGCAAAATAACCGGAATGGTCGCCGTGAAAAACATATAACGCGGAGCGATGCCTCCGCCAGCCCTGGACTCAAATCTTGAAATTGAAATAATAATGCCGGTAAGAACAGGCAAGGAAAGCAGGCAATATAAAAGCGGGTTTTGACGTGCATAACCCTTGAAAAACAGCCAGATCCAAACAAATAGGACAGTTGTTCCCACGATCATGCAAAAGTAGATGTTGATATAATGGCTGGATGTCGGGCTTATGTAAACGAAGCTTCCCAAAAAAGTTAATAACAGGCTTTTCATCCAATCGAAATTAAATGGAACATCCTGTTTAGCAATAACTTGTGCGCCCAAGCCAAATGTAATCCAGAGTAAAATCGCAGTAAGTATGCTCCAAATAATCAGCTGCGGCCATTTTTTTTGAACTAACAATAAAAATGCGCTGAGTAACAAGCCTAAAAACCCATTTCCAAAAGAGAATACGGCGATGGTAACGGCTAAAATCGCCAGAAAAAAAGAAGCGCTTTTGATGCTTTTTGATTTATTAAGCAAAAACAGACTGAGATAACAGAAGAAAAAAACCGTATAATGCTGAATTCCTCCCCAATAAAAGAATGTAACCTGCCAGAAACCCAGACTGAAAAGAAAAACAGATGCAAACAGGATGCTTTCGCCGGATAGCAGCCGGTTTTGGTCCATAATCTTCAACATTAATATGAAGAAACAGATCAGCAGCAGATTTTGAAAAAACACAAGATTTGCAAAATCGACCTGATGAAAAATACTGAAATATGCGGCAGCGGCGAGTCGGGAAAAAACGATCCTGTGCTCATTGTGGCGCCCAAAAAGGATTTCCAACTTCCCTTTGGCCGTATAATCGTCAAAAAAGATGCGTTTGATGAAGCCTAATGTGGTGTCGTAATCGTCGAAAGACGGAATGTTGAGCGTGTTATTGAAAATGGTCACACAGAACGTCAAAAAAATAGCAATGCTTAACCCGATAGGAAGATATTTAGGCATATCTGATATTTTTGTCGAAAAGCGGATAGGAATGTTGAGCTGTATAAAGTTAATTCCGTATTCCCGGATTGTAAATTTAAGTTTGTTAAACCTACTTTATGGCATTACCCGATCAACTTAAAAAGGCGATTATCCAGATGCCGGCCAAAGAAAAGGATAAATTGCTGCTTCGGCTGATCACAAAGGACAAAACGCTTTCCGACCGGCTGCATTTCGAGCTGATTGAGGACAGCGCCACCATTCCGGAACGACGGGAGGAAATCATTGGCCGGATCTTGCGCACTTCCAAGTCTAATCAGAACACGCCGGGCTGGATTTTGATGGACATGCGAAATTTGAGCGGCGACATTGCTTACCATGTGAAGGTTACCAAGGATAAAATCGGCAGCATTGAGCTCAACTTGTTCTTAATGAACACATTCATGGAAGAATATGCCAGCATTTTAAAAACCTATTCATCGCGTGCGGACACGTGTGCGCTATATCTTGCCAAAAAAGCACAGGTTATTTTGAATGCGTTCACCAAACTGGACGAAGATTATCGCGTGGATTACATGAAGGACACAAACCGCATGTTGGCATCATTGTACACGCTTTGCTCTAAAATGTACGCGCGCCAGATGGAAATTCCCAAAGAACTGGAAAGCTGATTGGCCTAAAAAATCTTCCAAATGAAAAAAACAGCATTGTTGCTCATTGATGCGCAGTTTGATTTTTGCAATCCGAAAGGCGCGCTTTACGTACCGGGCGCAGAAACGGACGTGGAACGGATTGCGCGACTGATTGCATTGGAAGGTGATAAGATCGACAGCATTTTTGTTACGCTGGACACGCATAAGGTGCTGGACATTGCGCATCCGCTGTTTTGGGAAGATGCCAATGGAAACACCGTGGCGCCTTTTACCCTCATTACCGCTGCCAATGTGAAAGCAGGAAAATGGACGCCGCGCTATGAACGTGAATATGTGATCCAATATCTGGAAATACTGGAAGCCGAAGGTGAATTCAAACATTTCATCTGGCCGGAACATTGTCTCATCGGCTCCAAAGGCGCGGCACTGGATGATACGATTATGGAAGGATTACTTGCCTGGACACACAGAACGGGTCGGGATTACAAGGCAGTTATTAAAGGAACAAACCCCCTAACCGAGCATTTTGGGGTTTTTCGGGCACAAGTTCCGGTTGCCAATGCGCCTGAAACGGATCTGGACCGGCCGTTTTTAAATGATCTTGCAGCATTTGATCAAATTCTGGTTGCCGGAGAAGCGCGTTCGCATTGCGTGGCTACGAGCATTAACCAGATCCTGAAATATGCACCGGAACTGGCTCCTAAGGTGACCATTTTGTCGGATTGCATGTCTAATGTGACAAACTTTGAAGAAGTTGCCGATCCGATTTTTGAAGAAGCGGAGCAGAAAGGAATGACTTTTTTGAAGGCAAATGCAGTCCAGCTGTAATAAGGCTGTATTGGAAGATTCCCTCCCGAAATGCCAAACTAAATAAATGTACTTTTGGTTAGTATAAAGATCGGTGCATGACCAAACATATGCCGGCTATCCCATTAATTTCTGTATGATGCAATTACCTGTGCCGCGGATTGAGGCTGCTCAATTCGATGATCTGGATCCGAGACAATACATTCTGATCAAAGGCGCCCGAGTTAATAATCTTAAAAATGTTGATGTTGCGATTCCACGGAATAAGCTGGTGGTAATCACGGGGTTATCCGGTTCCGGTAAATCTTCATTGGCTTTCGACACCTTGTTCGCCGAAGGGCAGCGTATGTATGTGGAAAGTCTGAGCAGTTATGCGCGGCAGTTTTTGGGGCGGATGGAAAAGCCTGAGGTGGAATATATCAAAGGCATTTCGCCTGCGATCGCCATTGAACAAAAGGTGAATACACGGAATCCACGGTCTACTGTTGGAACATCCACGGAAATTTATGATTATCTCAAATTGCTTTTTGCCCGCATAGGGCACACCTTTTCACCTATTTCAGGGGAATTGGTCAGAAAAGATACGGTTACGGACGTGGTCAATTTCATGCTCGGGCATGACGAAGGCACACGTGTTATGATCCTGGCGCCCTTGCATATCCGCGAAGGACGCACGCAGGAGGAAGAACTAACGATTTTATTATCAAAAGGTTATAATAGAATTTATTTCAATGATGAAGTCGTTGCTATTGAAGACATTCTCGAAAATCCGGACAATTATTCCCAAGCCGGCAACCAGGTTTTCATCCTGATCGACCGTGCAGGCGTGAAGCACGACGATGAGGACACGCAGTATAGGCTTTCGGATTCGGTTCAAACCGCTTTTTTTGAAGGTGAGGGCATATGCATCGTGCAAGTTGTTAATGGGGAACGAAAGGTTTTTTCTGACAAGTTTGAGTTAGACGGAATGTTGTTTGAAGAGCCTACTGTCAATCTTTTCAGTTTCAATAATCCCTACGGCGCTTGTAAAAGATGTGAGGGTTTTGGTAAAATATTGGGCATTGATCCCGATCTGGTCATTCCGGATAAAGGTTTGTCAGTCTATGAAGGCGCGATCGCTCCCTGGCGGACGGAAAAAATGGGCGAATGGCTTACGCCACTTGTTCGCAATGCTTCAAAATTTGATTTCCCAATCCACAGACCATATAAAGACCTGACTCAGGAACAAAAAGACCTCCTTTGGACGGGCAATAAACATTTTCAGGGACTGAACGACTTCGTTGCTGAACTTGAAACACAGACTTATAAAATTCAATATCGGGTAATGCTTTCGCGCTTTCGCGGCCGCACAACCTGCCCTGATTGCCGTGGTTCCCGGTTAAGGAAAGATGCTTCGTTTGTAAAATTGGCCGGCGCTTCTATCACAGACCTGGTTTTAATGCCGATTAGGAATGTTTCTGTTTTTTTCCAAAATCTGGAAATCAGCGATCACGATCGGCAGATCGCCAAACGGGTTTTAACTGAAATTGAAACGCGTCTGGATTATATGAACCGCGTTGGTTTGGGTTATCTGACCCTAAATCGTCTTACCAGCACATTATCCGGCGGAGAATTTCAGCGGATCAAACTAGCGACTTCACTGGGAAGTGCATTGGTAGGTTCCATGTATATTCTGGATGAGCCCAGCATTGGTTTACACCCACGAGACACACAGCGCCTGGTTGGCGTGCTCGAATCTTTACGCGATCTTGGTAATACAGTGATCGTTGTGGAGCACGAAGAGGAAGTAATGCACGCCGCGGACCAGATCATCGATATTGGCCCGGAAGCCGGAACAGGCGGCGGACACGTGGTTTTTCAGGGAAACTGGGAAGATATTTCTGATCTGAAAAGCAGTGGTTATACAGAAAACAATGAGACCGGCATTAAATCGCATACACTGGATTTCCTGCTGGAAAATGATTCGATCCCTGTTCCGAAAGTCAGAAGAAAATCATTGCACCACTTGAAAATCAAAGGAGCAAGAGAAAATAACCTCAAAGAACTCGACGTAACCATTCCGCTGAACACATTAACGGTTGTTACCGGCGTCAGCGGTTCGGGGAAATCAACATTGATCCGTAAGATCCTTTATCCCGCTTTAATGCGCATGAAAGGGGAATTCAGTGAAGAAGTTGGGAAGTTTGATGAACTTACAGGAAGCATAGACAGGATTGAGGCGGTGGAAATGATCGACCAGAACCCGATCGGAAAATCTTCGCGCTCGAATCCGGTTACTTACATTAAGGCTTACGACTACATTCGCCAGATGATGGCCGACCTGCCGCTTTCAAAAGCGCGCAGCTACAAACCTTCCCATTTTTCATTCAATGTGGACGGCGGCCGCTGTGAAATTTGCCAGGGTGAAGGCCAGGTTAAGATTGAAATGCAGTTTATGGCCGACATTTATCTCAAATGTGAGGGCTGTAATGGGAAGAGATTCAAGCAGGAAATTCAGGAAGTGCGTTACCATGAGAAAGACGTGGCGGAAATCCTGGATATGACTGTGGATGAAGCGATTGAGTTTTTCAAACCCACTGAGCCAAAATTGGTTGAAAAACTGATGCCTTTGCAGGAAGTCGGGCTGGGTTATGTGGGTTTAGGACAGTCATCCAACACATTATCAGGCGGAGAAGCGCAGCGGGTTAAGTTGGCTTCGTTCCTTGGAAAAGGT
Coding sequences:
- a CDS encoding nicotinamidase — encoded protein: MKKTALLLIDAQFDFCNPKGALYVPGAETDVERIARLIALEGDKIDSIFVTLDTHKVLDIAHPLFWEDANGNTVAPFTLITAANVKAGKWTPRYEREYVIQYLEILEAEGEFKHFIWPEHCLIGSKGAALDDTIMEGLLAWTHRTGRDYKAVIKGTNPLTEHFGVFRAQVPVANAPETDLDRPFLNDLAAFDQILVAGEARSHCVATSINQILKYAPELAPKVTILSDCMSNVTNFEEVADPIFEEAEQKGMTFLKANAVQL
- the uvrA gene encoding excinuclease ABC subunit UvrA, whose product is MMQLPVPRIEAAQFDDLDPRQYILIKGARVNNLKNVDVAIPRNKLVVITGLSGSGKSSLAFDTLFAEGQRMYVESLSSYARQFLGRMEKPEVEYIKGISPAIAIEQKVNTRNPRSTVGTSTEIYDYLKLLFARIGHTFSPISGELVRKDTVTDVVNFMLGHDEGTRVMILAPLHIREGRTQEEELTILLSKGYNRIYFNDEVVAIEDILENPDNYSQAGNQVFILIDRAGVKHDDEDTQYRLSDSVQTAFFEGEGICIVQVVNGERKVFSDKFELDGMLFEEPTVNLFSFNNPYGACKRCEGFGKILGIDPDLVIPDKGLSVYEGAIAPWRTEKMGEWLTPLVRNASKFDFPIHRPYKDLTQEQKDLLWTGNKHFQGLNDFVAELETQTYKIQYRVMLSRFRGRTTCPDCRGSRLRKDASFVKLAGASITDLVLMPIRNVSVFFQNLEISDHDRQIAKRVLTEIETRLDYMNRVGLGYLTLNRLTSTLSGGEFQRIKLATSLGSALVGSMYILDEPSIGLHPRDTQRLVGVLESLRDLGNTVIVVEHEEEVMHAADQIIDIGPEAGTGGGHVVFQGNWEDISDLKSSGYTENNETGIKSHTLDFLLENDSIPVPKVRRKSLHHLKIKGARENNLKELDVTIPLNTLTVVTGVSGSGKSTLIRKILYPALMRMKGEFSEEVGKFDELTGSIDRIEAVEMIDQNPIGKSSRSNPVTYIKAYDYIRQMMADLPLSKARSYKPSHFSFNVDGGRCEICQGEGQVKIEMQFMADIYLKCEGCNGKRFKQEIQEVRYHEKDVAEILDMTVDEAIEFFKPTEPKLVEKLMPLQEVGLGYVGLGQSSNTLSGGEAQRVKLASFLGKGSSNKGKTLFIFDEPTTGLHFHDIKKLLKAINALVDQGDSVIIIEHNMEIIKSADWILDLGPEGGDGGGYLTFAGTPEEMAKIEDNYTAAFLKDKI